A DNA window from Microcystis aeruginosa NIES-843 contains the following coding sequences:
- the upp gene encoding uracil phosphoribosyltransferase: MVLQLRVYVPEHPLVKHWLAVARDQNTPSVLFKTAMTELGRWLTYEAARQWLPTLETSVKTPLAECAATFIDPSVPIAVVPILRAGLALLEGAQSLLPLASTYHLGLARNEETLEVSCYLNKLPASFDPATRVLILEPMLATGGSISMAMAEITGRGVDPTLIRLISVVAAPPALQKLSQNYPSLNIYTAIIDEGLNSGGYIVPGLGDAGDRAFGTY, encoded by the coding sequence ATGGTATTACAACTGCGGGTCTACGTTCCCGAACATCCTCTGGTTAAGCATTGGCTGGCGGTCGCCCGCGATCAAAATACCCCCTCGGTACTGTTTAAAACAGCGATGACGGAACTAGGGCGCTGGTTAACCTACGAAGCGGCGCGGCAATGGTTGCCGACCCTGGAAACTAGCGTTAAAACCCCTCTAGCGGAATGTGCCGCTACTTTTATCGATCCTAGCGTACCGATCGCCGTAGTTCCGATTTTAAGGGCAGGATTAGCCCTGTTGGAAGGGGCCCAAAGCCTTTTACCCCTAGCTAGTACCTATCACCTCGGTTTGGCCAGAAATGAGGAAACCCTGGAGGTGAGTTGTTATTTAAATAAATTACCGGCCAGTTTTGATCCGGCCACGAGAGTCTTAATTCTCGAACCGATGTTAGCCACGGGGGGATCAATTTCCATGGCAATGGCAGAAATTACCGGCAGAGGCGTTGATCCTACCCTGATTCGCCTGATTTCCGTGGTGGCTGCCCCGCCAGCTTTACAGAAATTGAGTCAAAATTATCCCAGCTTGAACATCTATACGGCTATTATCGATGAAGGATTAAATAGCGGCGGTTACATCGTGCCGGGATTGGGCGATGCCGGCGATCGAGCTTTTGGAACCTATTAG
- the rpsU gene encoding 30S ribosomal protein S21, whose product MTQVVVGQNEAIESALRRFKRQVAKAGIYADIKKHQFFETPQEKRKRKAVARRRQRTRRR is encoded by the coding sequence ATGACCCAAGTGGTAGTTGGTCAGAACGAGGCGATCGAATCAGCCCTGCGTCGTTTTAAGCGACAGGTAGCGAAAGCGGGAATTTATGCGGATATCAAAAAGCATCAATTTTTTGAAACCCCTCAAGAAAAGAGAAAGCGTAAAGCAGTAGCCCGGAGACGACAAAGAACCCGTCGTCGTTAA
- a CDS encoding metal-sensing transcriptional repressor: protein MTNQITPFDPLHNHDETGHDHESKGTPHVHSEASLKQIINRLSRIEGHIRGIKTMVSENRPCPEVLMQIAAIRGAIDRVARMILDEHLSECIARAAQEGSIETEIEELKAALDRFLP from the coding sequence TTGACTAATCAAATTACCCCTTTCGACCCCCTTCACAACCACGACGAGACGGGACATGACCACGAGTCAAAAGGGACTCCCCACGTCCATAGCGAAGCTTCCCTGAAGCAAATTATTAACCGTCTCTCGCGCATCGAAGGACATATTCGCGGCATCAAGACGATGGTATCGGAAAATCGTCCCTGTCCCGAAGTTTTGATGCAAATTGCCGCTATTCGCGGGGCGATTGATCGCGTCGCCAGAATGATCCTCGACGAACATCTGAGCGAATGTATTGCCCGGGCTGCCCAGGAAGGTAGTATCGAGACAGAAATTGAAGAATTAAAGGCCGCCTTGGATCGCTTTTTACCCTAG
- a CDS encoding NAD(P)H-quinone oxidoreductase subunit F has product MKDLFLYTCWLIPIYGLIGSILTLPWSLGIISRTGPRPAAYINLLMTVLGLIHGTIAFNQIWHRETIKLTFEWVKVADLSLSLSIELSPVSLGTLEVITLVSLLAQIYALGYMEKDWSLARFYGLMGFFEAALGGIALSDSLLFSYAFLEMLTVSTYLLVGFWYAQPLVVTAARDAFLTKRVGDIILLMGLVALSSYGEGLSFSQLENWAVNNPVPPLTATLLGLALIAGPTGKCAQFPLNLWLDEAMEGPNPAGIMRNSIVVSAGAYVLIKLQPVFTLSPIAANVLIVLGTMTAIGTSLMALSQIDIKRVLCHSTSAYLGLVFIAVGLGHVDIALLILFSHAIAKALLFMSAGALILTTSNQNITEMGGIWARMPATTTAFLGGSAGMTVLMPLGMFWTLKRWLSGEWAIPWWLLAVLIFVNCLSIVNLTRVFRLVFLGQTQSKTHRTPEVAWPMALPMVSLILIVLLAPIIPLRWDFWLSFTNPLVNNQSFTIVWGFPLLMASGVIGLVIGLMVELRRAWARPTGLILRFLQDLFAYDFYLDRIYQFTVVLAVGSLSKITAWLDRYIIDGLVNLVSLATIFSGSALKYNVSGQSQFYVLTILLGIGGLIWLLLNGQWSLITDYWSSLLTH; this is encoded by the coding sequence ATGAAAGATTTATTCCTTTACACTTGCTGGTTAATTCCCATTTATGGCTTAATTGGTTCGATTTTAACCTTGCCTTGGTCTTTAGGCATTATTAGTCGCACCGGTCCGCGGCCGGCCGCTTATATTAACCTATTGATGACCGTATTAGGGTTAATACACGGAACGATCGCTTTTAATCAAATTTGGCATCGAGAGACGATTAAACTGACTTTTGAATGGGTAAAAGTGGCCGATCTTAGTTTATCCCTTTCGATCGAACTTTCTCCCGTCAGTTTGGGGACGCTGGAAGTGATTACCCTCGTCAGTCTCTTGGCCCAAATCTATGCCCTTGGCTACATGGAAAAGGATTGGTCTTTGGCGAGATTTTATGGCTTAATGGGCTTTTTTGAGGCAGCTTTGGGGGGAATTGCCCTGAGTGACTCCCTACTATTCAGTTACGCTTTCCTAGAGATGTTAACGGTCTCTACCTATCTCCTCGTCGGTTTTTGGTATGCCCAACCTTTGGTAGTAACCGCGGCCCGAGATGCCTTTTTAACCAAGCGCGTCGGCGATATTATTTTATTGATGGGTTTGGTGGCTCTGTCCAGTTACGGAGAAGGATTGAGTTTTTCTCAGTTAGAAAATTGGGCAGTAAATAACCCTGTACCGCCTCTGACGGCGACTTTGTTAGGATTAGCCCTTATTGCTGGTCCAACGGGTAAATGCGCCCAATTTCCCCTGAATTTGTGGCTAGATGAGGCGATGGAGGGACCAAATCCAGCCGGAATCATGCGGAATTCGATCGTGGTTTCGGCGGGGGCCTATGTTTTAATTAAGCTGCAGCCGGTGTTTACCCTATCTCCGATCGCTGCCAATGTTTTAATAGTGTTGGGGACAATGACGGCAATTGGTACTTCTCTGATGGCCTTATCCCAAATTGATATTAAACGGGTTTTATGCCACTCCACCAGTGCCTATCTCGGTTTGGTCTTTATTGCGGTGGGATTAGGTCATGTGGATATCGCTTTACTAATTTTATTCTCCCATGCGATTGCAAAAGCTTTATTGTTTATGAGCGCAGGAGCCTTAATTCTCACCACCAGTAACCAGAATATCACGGAAATGGGGGGAATTTGGGCAAGAATGCCGGCTACAACCACGGCCTTTTTAGGAGGTTCCGCGGGGATGACGGTTTTAATGCCCCTGGGGATGTTTTGGACATTAAAACGGTGGTTAAGTGGTGAATGGGCGATTCCTTGGTGGTTATTAGCGGTTTTAATCTTTGTTAATTGTCTTAGCATCGTCAATCTCACGCGGGTCTTTCGTTTAGTCTTTTTGGGACAAACCCAAAGTAAGACCCATCGCACCCCGGAAGTGGCTTGGCCGATGGCTTTGCCCATGGTATCGTTGATTTTAATCGTTTTATTGGCCCCGATTATTCCCCTACGTTGGGATTTTTGGCTATCTTTCACCAATCCTCTCGTTAATAACCAGAGTTTTACTATTGTCTGGGGTTTTCCCTTACTGATGGCCTCTGGAGTAATTGGCCTAGTTATCGGGTTAATGGTAGAGTTAAGACGAGCTTGGGCGAGACCAACTGGGTTAATCCTGCGATTCTTGCAAGATTTGTTCGCTTATGACTTCTATCTTGATCGCATCTATCAGTTTACCGTGGTTTTAGCGGTGGGAAGCCTGTCAAAAATTACCGCTTGGCTCGATCGTTATATTATTGATGGTCTGGTTAATTTGGTCAGTTTAGCGACGATTTTTAGCGGCAGTGCCTTAAAGTATAATGTTTCTGGTCAATCACAGTTTTATGTTTTGACTATTCTTTTGGGAATAGGGGGATTAATCTGGCTCTTATTAAACGGTCAATGGTCATTGATAACTGATTATTGGTCATCCCTTTTGACTCATTGA
- a CDS encoding PHP domain-containing protein, with the protein MVVSATIPPLAQDTLALKAVWANVGYDSCPYHYNFHLHTHCSDGQMSPQDLMRQALDIGLKGLAITDHHSIEGYRQAQIWLENEHLKGSLPHLWTGVEITANLLETEVHILGYGFDPTHTVLTPYLQRAKPEGDLALASRVINSLQQAGALVVLAHPFRYHRPAADLVAAAVELGIDGIEAFYAYGNPKPWLPSQRETEQALALSRQYQLFATCSTDSHGKSLLQRI; encoded by the coding sequence ATGGTCGTTTCTGCTACAATTCCACCCCTAGCTCAAGATACCCTCGCCCTGAAAGCGGTGTGGGCAAATGTCGGCTATGATAGTTGTCCCTACCATTACAATTTCCATCTTCATACCCATTGTTCCGATGGTCAAATGAGTCCCCAAGACTTGATGAGACAAGCGTTAGACATCGGACTAAAAGGATTAGCAATTACTGATCATCACTCGATCGAAGGTTATCGACAAGCCCAAATTTGGCTAGAAAATGAGCATTTAAAGGGTTCTCTACCCCATCTCTGGACAGGGGTAGAAATTACGGCGAATCTCTTAGAGACAGAAGTGCATATTCTTGGCTATGGTTTCGATCCTACTCATACCGTTTTGACTCCCTATCTGCAAAGAGCCAAACCGGAAGGAGATCTAGCTTTGGCCTCTAGAGTCATTAACAGTTTACAGCAAGCGGGGGCCTTAGTGGTTCTCGCCCATCCCTTTCGTTACCATCGCCCCGCAGCCGATTTAGTAGCGGCGGCGGTAGAATTGGGTATTGATGGTATTGAGGCCTTTTATGCCTACGGCAATCCCAAACCCTGGCTACCGAGTCAACGGGAAACCGAACAAGCTCTCGCTCTTAGTCGTCAATATCAATTATTTGCCACCTGTAGCACCGATTCCCACGGTAAATCTTTATTACAGCGCATTTAG